The DNA segment CCAATTGGAATGCcgcattttaattattttcttaaaagtTACATTCCCGAATTTCTGAATGTAGCCACTTGTTTAATTCCCGCTCCAATAAATTCTACAATTTGAGCTTCTTTTCTTgccttttataaaaaatttccaaaaaaaatacttaaaaaaatctccTTAAATATGCTATGTTATGCTATGCGACCTAAATAATGCccatataattaaattcttctttcttttaataCCAAAATGCTATTTTTAGTGATGGTAAAacgtttgtttttaaaataagataaatgaaaaatatagaaaaaaggaaaactccgattttttaatgctaccatttgaatatttatctggtaaaaattgccaacaaaattataaataggATGATGTTGACAATTTCTGGTATTCTTTACCTTCTATACTtctgtaaataattaatctTAAAATTGGTGTATTTCGTTATGTTACATTTCGTCCtatttagcattttttttcccctaattTTTAACACTAAGAATACGTCAGTTTGttgttttcatataaattatattttcttaagtgtgaaaaaaaatttttaattttatttgaataattttcatttaatacTATCAATTCTTTTAACCGCATTACTATAAtagtaatataataaatttattcccCATTAAAATTATTGCGGAATATCCAAAAATAGGGGGACATAAGGATTATATATCATAAAGAAGTTTTTCCTGCTTAATTCGTAAACCGCGACAATATGCAAGATAAACGGGAAGGTTTAAAgataacaaaacaaaaaaaatataaagttTATTATTATGCGTTAAATAAACGTCTTGATGTAGAATGGTTTCCTTATTCTTAACATCGTTGTGGCGTAGGgtacataataatttatgcTTATCTGTTAGATCGAATATTGTAAACCGTAAAACATGACAACATATTTGCTACAATGGTACAgacgaatgaagaaaaaaatagtttgcttcatcagaaaaaaataaaataataccaGTTTTTAGTAAAAACATGAAAGATATAATATTCTTTGATGTAAAAACAAAGACTGTAAAAGAGATATGTGCGCACAcatggaaataataaatcGTTTTGTAGGGaactgttaaaaaatatatgcatatttgaTAGCCTTACCCATTTGTACTTTGTTTTGTCTACAGAATCAACACGTACACGAAATTATCAATGTCAAATATACGTTtcgaataatatatatagctTAGCACAACGTAATATTAAAATCGTATTATATGCTACACCTCCATTAATCTCATTATTTaagacataaaaatgagttaaatgctgaaatgaaatattaatCTGTTCGTTTTTGAAACACTCTAcctaaatggaaaaatataccaatttatatcatttctcaatatctttatttatgtctaacaaaatgaagcaattTAAAGTACCCTATTGCGAAATGGTAAATTGCCATAATACAGGTATCTACctataaaaatgacatatccaaattatttactaaaacgaaataaaacagaaattctgttataattaaaattaatgttTAAACAATACCTGTTATAAGTTTTTTGCCTTTTAGAAGAAATGTAACTGCTAATGTTGACCTAGGCTGTTTAGGTGTAAATGATGATATTGAAGATGAGCTTCGTCGTAAATTTGCGAAATTGGACAGTTCTAATGGTACTTATGACATTAGTAAGAAatgtgaataaataaataattttttagatgAACAAAAGAATATTTATAATGTGTGTTATGAACACCGTTACAAACAATGTTTTTGGTATACTCCGAAAATAATCAAGAAATTCTTATCAGAATCTATGAAATATCATATATGTCCTCAACAATGGATATGGGAACCAGAAGAAGCCACTAAATTGACAGTTAAAGAGGAAGAATCACATggtgaaaatgaaaaacaaacaagtacagaaaatatttctgaGTTTTCTCAAAAATCTGCACTAACAAGGAAGTTCATATTCAACTCCTGATTTAGGAGCTGATCGAAACACAGATCGTCTTAATGTATCTTCTGCTGTTGAGGCGCTTCCCTCAAATCTTTCTACTTCACATGATTCCCaaattacagaaaaaaattccgttAAATatactattaaaaaaaataattaaggaAGATAGTCTAGTTTTACCAGACGTGTCTGACAATCATGCTTTGGGTGATATGAAATTTTGTGTTGAAATTTTTGATAAGGTTTAAAAAGCTGATATGCATTCTTATGGTGACGAATCTGTTAAATATGTAACATGCGAACTTAAACCAGATGATGAAAATCCTGAAAACTATATTACATTTAAGCCACTTCCTAAATTAACTCAACATAGTCCAGATAATAATTCTAGATCAACAAATAACGCTCAGCCGAATAATTGTAGGGATAATTCTCAATTATCTGTTTCTACGCCTCCCCCATCTGTTGAACCTCATAGGGAGAAGTTACCTTTTATACAAAGTAAATGTTCTGAAATAGGAGACCCTTCTCTCTCAGAAAAAATCCCCTGAAATTCAGGGTTACCCTAAAGAACATGCGTCccat comes from the Plasmodium cynomolgi strain B DNA, scaffold: 0064, whole genome shotgun sequence genome and includes:
- a CDS encoding hypothetical protein (putative) — protein: MTYPNYLLKRNKTEILRNVTANVDLGCLGVNDDIEDELRRKFAKLDSSNGTYDINEQKNIYNVCYEHRYKQCFWYTPKIIKKFLSESMKYHICPQQWIWEPEEATKLTVKEEESHGENEKQTSTENISEFSQKSALTRKFIFNS